From bacterium:
CGGCATCGGATTTGACGCATCGCCGGCGAGCCCCGTGCGGGTCATCCGCCTCGTGGGCCGGCCGGAGCGTCCGGAGGAGTGAGTCGAGGATGGGGAAGGAGATCCTAGCGAGTGTGGATCCGCTCGAGGTGCGTGTGGCCGTCGTGGAGGACGGCGTCCTCACCGGATTCCTGGTCGAGCGGGGGGCGCCGCTTGCCGGGAACATCTACAAGGGCCGGGTCGCCAGCGTGCTCCCGGGAATGGAAGCCGCATTCGTCGATATCGGCCTGGAGCGCAACGCCTTCCTGCCCCTGGCCGATATTCGCTCCCAGCGCATCGCTCCCACCGACGGGCAGGGGGGCGAAGAGTTGGAGGATCAGATCGGCCGCGGTCCCATCGCCGAGCGCCTGCGGGTCGGCCAGGAGATCCTCCTGCAGGTGACCAAGGAGCCCCGCGGGAGCAAGGGCGCGCGGGCCACAACGTACGTCGCGCTCCCCGGGCACTACGTCGTGCTCATGCCCACCGTCTCGGGGATCGGCGTCAGCCGGCGCATCGAGCACGAGCCGGAGCGGCGGCGCCTCCGCGGGCTGGCCGAGCGGCTCCGCCCCGTCAGGGCCGGGACGGGCGACCGGATGGGCCTAATCGTGCGGACGGCAGCGGAGGGGATGGCCGAGCGGGAACTGGCCGACGACCTGCGGTTTCTCGTCCAGCTCTGGCAGGGTGTGACCGACCGCGCCCGGACGGCGCGGGCCCCGGTCCTCCTCTACCAGGACCTGGGGCTGACCGGTCGGGTCGTCCGCGATCTCTTCACCGGCGAGGTGGAGCGGTTTGTGGTGGATTCCGCGGCCGAGCTGAACCGGATCCGGGACCTCCTCGCTGTGTTTCCCGCGAGCCTGCTGGAGCGCGTCCAGCTTCACCGCGGTCCCGAACCGATCTTCGAGGCCAACGGGGTGGACCGGGAGATCGAGCGCGCGCTGCACCGGAAGGTCTGGTTGCGCAGCGGCGGCTACCTCGTCTTCGACCGGACCGAGGCGGCGACGATGATCGATGTCAACACCGGGAAGTATGTCGGGAAGACCGACCAACCGAGCACGATCCTGCGGACCAACCTCGAGGCGGCCGTTGAGGCGGCGCGCCAGATCCGCCTGCGCGACATCGGCGGCATTATCCTCATCGACTTTATCGACATGGAATCCGAGAAGCACCGGCGCCGGGTGCTCGCGGCGCTCCAGGAGGCGGTGAAGCGGGACCGGACCAAGATCCACATCATCGACCTGACCGGGCTGGGGCTGGTCGAGATCACTCGGAAGCGCGTCTACCAGAACCTTGAGGAGATCATGCGCATGCCCTGCCCGTACTGCGAAGGGCGGGGTCGGGTACTCTCCGCGCAGAGCGTCGCCGTGCGGGTTCGCCGTGAACTGGTGCGCCTGGCGCAGGGATCCCGCGCGGCCGTCCTGCTGGCGCAGGTGCACCCCGAGGTCGCGACCTGCCTCGACGAAGACGCGCGGTGGCGGGAGGCGCTGGAGCGGGAATCCGGGAAGGTCGTGCTGGTCCGCGCGCAGCCCGGCGTGCACCTGGAGCGGGTGAACGTCGTGAGTGCCGTCTCCGCCGAGGCGGCCGAACGCGAGGCCGCTTCCTCGCTGAACGGGAGGGGCGGGCCGGTGTGGATGGAGCCGAGCCGGGGCGAGGTGCTGGATCTGCCCGACGAGAACGGCACCGCCTCACGCGGCGCGGCTCCCCGACGCGGGCTCCTGGCAAGGCTGCGCACGTGGTGGGGCGGGGTGCTGCCCCCGCGCCGCGCCGCCCCCCGGCTGTGGCGCGACGAGCGGACGCACGCGGAGGAGCGTGTCGTGGATCAATGATCCTGTCCCCTTAACGGATAAATGAAAATGTCACCCTCTTGGGATCTGGAGCTGCTGTCGCCGAGCCGCGGCCAGCAGCGGCCGTCGCCACGGGTGATCGGGTGCCGGGATGCGTGGGGGACGACCTGGCTGCGCGTCCCCGTTCGGCGGGAGGGTATTCGGGGACGGTCCGGATTCCGCGCATCGATCTTGGGTCATCCTGAAGGGCCGGTGTCCAAGCGGGAGCCGCTTGGCGCTGAGCCGCTGGCCCTGATGGTAGATGGCGAGCGTGCCGTCGAGGAAGGCGTGGACATCGACCCGCGCGCCGGTGTAGCTGCGCCCGCCTGGGCCGGGAAGGACCTGAAGGAGGCCGCCGTTGAGCTGCACGGTGTTGTCGTGGGCGACGGTGCGTCGATACTTGAAGCAGCAGATGCGCGTGAGGTCGGCGGGCGCCGGCCGCCACGCGGGCTCCGGCTGGGCGGGCAGACGGGCGAAGCGCGCGTTGTAGCGGGGGCGGAAGCGGTCAAAGACGCGCTGGGCCTGGGGGAGGGTCCGCGCCTGCGCGAGGCGGAGTTCGACGACCAGCCGATCCTGAAAGGTGCCAAAGAGCCGCTCCACGCGGCCCGTACCTTGCGGCGAGGCGGCAGGGATCCAGCGGATGCCGAGTTCCTGGAGCGCGCGTCCGACCTGGGTCGAGGCGACCTCGCCCTCGAGCTGCTCCGCCAGGCCGTGCGGCGTGCGCGGATCGCGATGAAAGATGCCATGCCGATCCGTGTAGGCCGCGGCGGGCAGGCCATAGCGGCGGATGAGCTGGCGCAGCAGCAGGAAATAGCCGTGGGTATCCTCCGTGGGGCGAAAGACGCCCGCCAGCACCTCGCCGGTGGCATCGTCGATGGCGGCGAGGAGGACGAGGCGCGGGCCGCGATCCTCGAGCCAGGGATGGTCGCTACCGTCCATCTGGACGAGCAGACCGGCTTGCGGCATCCGCTCGCGGCGGCGGCGATGTTTGGGCGCTCGCCGGGTGCGGGGGCTCCCGATGCCCGCCTGGCGCAGCAGGCGCTGCACGGTGGGCCGGGACAGGCTGAGGCCCTCGTGCTCCCGGAGGAGCTCGGTGAGGTGGTGATCGTTCGCGCCAGCGTAGTGCGTGCGGGCCAGCGTGAGGACCTGCGTCCGAATGGCCTCGGCGAGGCGGCGGGGGGAGGCCCGTCCGCGGTTGCCATGGGCGAGCGCCGCCGGGCCGGCCAGGCGGACCTTCGCCAGCAGGCGCCGGAGGTGACGGAACGAGAGGCCCAGGAGGCGGGCCGCGTCAGGCACCGGGAGGTGCCCCTCGACGACCTGGACCAGGATATGGGCTCGTTGCTGCTCTCTCTTGCTCAAGGTGACTCTCCCCCTGTTCATGCTCCCAGGGTGACAGAATCATTGATCTGTAAGGGGGTGACAGAATCATTGAGCTATTACACGCACGCGGAGGAGCGTTGACACCCCCCGGGTCCCGTGCTACGATTTCGTGGGTTTGGCGAGGGGTGAGCGATGTACGCAGTCATCGAGAGCGGCGGCAAGCAGCTCCGGGTGGAGCCGGGACAGGTGGTTGAGGTCGATCGCCTGTCGGACGAGCGCGGCGCCGAGATCACCCTGGGGCGGGTGCTGATGCTGGTGGACGGGGAGCAGGTCACGGTCGGGGTGCCGACCGTCCCCGGAGCCCGCGTGACCGCGACCGTTCTCGGGCACGCGCGGACCCGCAAGCTCCTCGTCGGGAAGTTTCGCCCGAAGAAGCACTACCGGCGCAAGGTCGGGCACCGGCAGCCGTTCAGCCGGGTGCGCGTCGAGCGGATCGACTCGGAGGGGGCGTCCCGTGGCGCATAAGAAGGGCGGCAGCAGTTCGCGCAACGGGCGGGACAGCAACGCCCAGCGGTTGGGCATCAAGCGGTTTGCCGGCCAGGAGGTCACCGCCGGCAGCGTCTTGGTCCGGCAGCGCGGCACCCACTACCTGCCCGGGGTCAATGTGGGGCGGGGGCGAGACGACACGCTGTTTGCCCTCGCCAGCGGCGTCGTCCGGTTCGAGCGGCGCGGGCGCGACCGGCGGCAGATCTCGGTGCAGCCCGCTGGGTCGTAGGGGTCTGCGGCGAACGATGCCCCGGGTCGTCCGGCCCGGGGTTTTTTGATTCTCGACCTCGCGATGTTCATCGACCTCGCCCGCATCCATGTCGAAGCCGGCAACGGCGGAAACGGCTGCGTCGCCTTTCGGCGGGAGAAATTTGTCCCGAAGGGGGGGCCGTCCGGCGGTGACGGCGGCCGGGGCGGGGACGTGATCCTTGTGGCGGATCCCGATCTGAACACCCTGCTGCCGTTTCGCTACCGCCGCGAGTTCCGCGCACCCCGCGGCGCGCACGGAGAGGGGAGCGGGCGCGCCGGGCGCTCGGCGGAGGACCGGTTCATCTCGGTGCCGGTGGGCACGGTGGTGCTCGACGACGCGACGGGAGAGCGCTTGGCGGATCTGGTGGCGCCGGGCCAGCGATTCGTCGCCGCCGGGGGCGGCCGCGGCGGGAGGGGGAACGCGCACTTCGCCACCCCCACGCACCGTGCGCCCCGCGAGGCCGAACCGGGGGGGATCGGCGGGAACCGCTGGCTGCGTCTGGAGTTGCAGCTGCTGGCCGACGTCGGGTTGGTGGGGTTGCCGAACGCGGGGAAATCCTCGCTGCTCGCCCGGATCTCTGCGGCCCGGCCCAAGGTGGCGGACTATCCTTTCACCACGACCGAGCCGATGCTGGGTGTCGTGCCGCTGCCGGACGCGCCGGGGATCGTGGTGGCAGACATCCCCGGGCTGATCGAGGGGGCGCACCGGGGGGTGGGGCTCGGGCACGAATTCCTCCGCCACATCGAACGGACCCGGGTGCTCGTGCACGTCGTCGACCTCGCCGGCGAGAATCCGCGCCTGCAGCTGGAAACCGTGGAGCGGGAGCTGACCCTGCACTCCACGCCCCTGGCAGGCCGCCCGACGATTGTGGCCGGCAACAAGATCGATCTGCCGGAGGCCCGGGCGCGCTGGGCGGCCTTCGCGATCTTCCTGACACGCCGCGGGCAGACCGGGGTGCCGATCTCGGCGGCGACGGGCGAAGGGATCCCGGCGCTCCTCCAGGCCATCACGGCCGTGCTTCGCGCTCACCCCCGGCCGATTCCGGAGGAGGCGCTGCGGGGGGCCGAGAAGTCGGCGGGACGGCCCTTCGTCGAGCACGGGAATTCCGGAGGCGGGCATGAGTAAGATCGGTCTGATGGGGGGGACATTCGATCCGATTCACTACGGCCACCTCGTCACGGCGGGGGAGGCGCGCTGGCAGTTCGGGCTGGCGCAGGTGATCTTCGTCCCCAACCGGCATCCGCCGCACAAGGACGCCCGCGAAGTGTCGGACCCCGAGGACCGCTACCTGATGACGGTTCTGGCCACGGTGACCAACGCGCTCTTCACGGTGTCGCGGATCGAGATCGATCGGTCGGGACCGTCATACGCGATCGACACGATCCGCGAGTTGCGCCGCACGCACCCCGAGGACGACCTCTACTACATCACCGGGGCGGATGCGCTGCAACAGATCCTCCACGGCGAATGGCGCGATACCGACCAACTGCTGGGACTGTGCCAGTTCATCGCCGCGAGCCGGCCGGGTTACGACGTGGACTCGTCGGCGTGGTCGTCGGCCAACCACCGCCTGGGCGAACGGCTTCGCAACGTCCACACGATGGAGATCCCCGCCATGGCCATCAGCAGCACCGACATCCGAGCGCGCGTGCGCGATGGCCGGCCGATCAAGTACCTGCTGCCCGAGGCGGTGGAGGAGTATATCGCCAAACACCGACTGTACGTGGCCGCCCCCGTCAAGGCCCGCCGGCGGGGTTCGTAGTGGTCCCTTACCCCGCAGGGTTCAAGATGACCGGGGCCGCGGCCCGTTCCGCACGGTGAGAGGGGTGCGCATGCGGCGCGAATCCGCGGTGGGGCGTTAGTGGAGTCGAGGAGAAAGGCGTTGCTGGCGGCCAGCGCCGCCGAATCCAAGTTCGCGGAGCACGTCGTGGTCCTGGATGTCCAGGAGCACACGCCGGTGACCGACTTCTTCGTGATCGCCAGCGGCACCAACCGGATCCAGATCAAGGCCATCACCGAGGCGGTGGAGGAGACCCTGCGCGCGGTCGGCGAGCGGCCGAGTCGAGGCGAGGGGCGGGAGGACGGCCGGTGGGTCCTCCTTGATTTCGGCGATGTCGTGGTGCACATCTTCGCGCCCGTGGACCGTCAGTACTATGACCTCGAGCGGCTGTGGGGTGATGCCCCGATCGTGGAACGTTAGCGAGCCCGAGCTCGCCGTCGGCGTTCGCGGCGAATGTCG
This genomic window contains:
- the nadD gene encoding nicotinate-nucleotide adenylyltransferase — encoded protein: MSKIGLMGGTFDPIHYGHLVTAGEARWQFGLAQVIFVPNRHPPHKDAREVSDPEDRYLMTVLATVTNALFTVSRIEIDRSGPSYAIDTIRELRRTHPEDDLYYITGADALQQILHGEWRDTDQLLGLCQFIAASRPGYDVDSSAWSSANHRLGERLRNVHTMEIPAMAISSTDIRARVRDGRPIKYLLPEAVEEYIAKHRLYVAAPVKARRRGS
- the obgE gene encoding GTPase ObgE, coding for MILDLAMFIDLARIHVEAGNGGNGCVAFRREKFVPKGGPSGGDGGRGGDVILVADPDLNTLLPFRYRREFRAPRGAHGEGSGRAGRSAEDRFISVPVGTVVLDDATGERLADLVAPGQRFVAAGGGRGGRGNAHFATPTHRAPREAEPGGIGGNRWLRLELQLLADVGLVGLPNAGKSSLLARISAARPKVADYPFTTTEPMLGVVPLPDAPGIVVADIPGLIEGAHRGVGLGHEFLRHIERTRVLVHVVDLAGENPRLQLETVERELTLHSTPLAGRPTIVAGNKIDLPEARARWAAFAIFLTRRGQTGVPISAATGEGIPALLQAITAVLRAHPRPIPEEALRGAEKSAGRPFVEHGNSGGGHE
- the rsfS gene encoding ribosome silencing factor encodes the protein MLAASAAESKFAEHVVVLDVQEHTPVTDFFVIASGTNRIQIKAITEAVEETLRAVGERPSRGEGREDGRWVLLDFGDVVVHIFAPVDRQYYDLERLWGDAPIVER
- the rpmA gene encoding 50S ribosomal protein L27, yielding MAHKKGGSSSRNGRDSNAQRLGIKRFAGQEVTAGSVLVRQRGTHYLPGVNVGRGRDDTLFALASGVVRFERRGRDRRQISVQPAGS
- the rplU gene encoding 50S ribosomal protein L21, translating into MYAVIESGGKQLRVEPGQVVEVDRLSDERGAEITLGRVLMLVDGEQVTVGVPTVPGARVTATVLGHARTRKLLVGKFRPKKHYRRKVGHRQPFSRVRVERIDSEGASRGA
- a CDS encoding Rne/Rng family ribonuclease, yielding MGKEILASVDPLEVRVAVVEDGVLTGFLVERGAPLAGNIYKGRVASVLPGMEAAFVDIGLERNAFLPLADIRSQRIAPTDGQGGEELEDQIGRGPIAERLRVGQEILLQVTKEPRGSKGARATTYVALPGHYVVLMPTVSGIGVSRRIEHEPERRRLRGLAERLRPVRAGTGDRMGLIVRTAAEGMAERELADDLRFLVQLWQGVTDRARTARAPVLLYQDLGLTGRVVRDLFTGEVERFVVDSAAELNRIRDLLAVFPASLLERVQLHRGPEPIFEANGVDREIERALHRKVWLRSGGYLVFDRTEAATMIDVNTGKYVGKTDQPSTILRTNLEAAVEAARQIRLRDIGGIILIDFIDMESEKHRRRVLAALQEAVKRDRTKIHIIDLTGLGLVEITRKRVYQNLEEIMRMPCPYCEGRGRVLSAQSVAVRVRRELVRLAQGSRAAVLLAQVHPEVATCLDEDARWREALERESGKVVLVRAQPGVHLERVNVVSAVSAEAAEREAASSLNGRGGPVWMEPSRGEVLDLPDENGTASRGAAPRRGLLARLRTWWGGVLPPRRAAPRLWRDERTHAEERVVDQ
- a CDS encoding ISNCY family transposase yields the protein MSKREQQRAHILVQVVEGHLPVPDAARLLGLSFRHLRRLLAKVRLAGPAALAHGNRGRASPRRLAEAIRTQVLTLARTHYAGANDHHLTELLREHEGLSLSRPTVQRLLRQAGIGSPRTRRAPKHRRRRERMPQAGLLVQMDGSDHPWLEDRGPRLVLLAAIDDATGEVLAGVFRPTEDTHGYFLLLRQLIRRYGLPAAAYTDRHGIFHRDPRTPHGLAEQLEGEVASTQVGRALQELGIRWIPAASPQGTGRVERLFGTFQDRLVVELRLAQARTLPQAQRVFDRFRPRYNARFARLPAQPEPAWRPAPADLTRICCFKYRRTVAHDNTVQLNGGLLQVLPGPGGRSYTGARVDVHAFLDGTLAIYHQGQRLSAKRLPLGHRPFRMTQDRCAESGPSPNTLPPNGDAQPGRPPRIPAPDHPWRRPLLAAARRQQLQIPRG